The Penaeus monodon isolate SGIC_2016 chromosome 1, NSTDA_Pmon_1, whole genome shotgun sequence DNA window TGCTGGATTACACCCTTGAGAATCATTTTCTAAATATAAGTACAAGAATACTTGGGTGAACTTTTCATTTTACCATTATATCTCACCATGGTGAATAACAAGGACAGATAACACAGTACATCATTGgaccatacattatatacaaaccaACCAGTTACTCCTACATGAATTAATGGCCATTTTCTTTTcacaggaggagaaaaaatgcactttttcatttcactgatagatttaaaaaaaagactgcTTTTGTAAATAATCTAAAGTGTAACAAAGTTTTGATCAAAATGTTCAAATCTGAAGCAAAATATCATAGAGTTATATCCTATAAAAGTGGTTCTTTTCATTTTGATAGCAATATATATGAAAGACTATAAAACCTGGAATATATCTATAATGCAAGTGAAAATGCTAATATAATTGACATAATAGTTAATGGAGTTCTAAATGTAACATTTCTCACTCCATTCTGTGCATGACAGAGTTGCTGATATTAACTCAATCTCATATTTAGATGTAAGCTTTAATTCTTCATTGCAtagataacattttaaaattacaaatactatatatgtttaaactataattcttttttttctacataatgGATGGTTATCATAAATCCTGATAAAACATCCAGAAGcatatctgaataaaaaaaatttattacattcTTATAAGCTTATACTGAATaacttgttttaataataatttgatcTCAAAAAGCATGAAGTGATTGGGTACAATTTGATTTTTATTGCACAAGCTGTTTAAAAATCCATACAAAGCACATGATAGCAATCAttctttcaccatttttttcatttcttccgcAATAGAAGTTAATTTCAGGACCTTCTTTAACTGAATCTTCAAATTATAATAAGGTACATCTATAAAAGATCtactttaaagaaaatttttgaggtaaaaaaataaataaattatatatatatatatatatatatatatatatatatatatatatatatatatatatatatatatatattatatgattgagaaatgtctttttttctgatttcatcaacatataaaataaaaataaaaattagatatttacctaaagaatttttttttctgatttcatggacatttgaaatttttgaaaaattatatacttttttatgaatTCAAATAAATTTTACAGAGTACAATAGCAGCAAGAAAATACATTCCTGTACTttagcacaataaaaaaaatacatgtatatcctTTTCATAAATATCTTATAAACTCTTTCCATGATACATAAATTCATTTAATCTGCAAATAATAACCAAGAGGGATTCTTGCAAGTGCATAACCTCACAACTTGATGAGCATTCTAGTGTGGCAAGAGTAAACATTTATGACCATTTTATTCCACAAAACCTACTCTAATATCAGTCACTCCTATAAGACAGACATCTTGGCTAGTTCAAAGTGTGAAGAAATCTATCCAACGCTACTAACATCAGTCACATTAACATCGCAATCAAAAAGCAAGAAGAAAGGTAATTATActttggtaaaaaataaaaaataaaaaaaatacacagaacaaTAAGTGTGGGTTTAAGCGCATTTCCAATAAGACAgaacaatatatttaattataaatacatgATACATGCATTCTATTAtatgcgtgttagtgtgtgtgtgtgtctgtgtgttcatgtttgtatacacatagtCATATAGACaaatgtaaatatttgtgtgtattaatgtatatgtatatgtatatatggatgtaggcTAGTAAATAAATGtcccaaaaaataacaacacttcTATAGTAAGCACAAAAAGGGCAAATTGCACAATGGGAAAATGCCATTCACTGGAAGAACAATATGGAATACGTATTTGACTGCAAGAGCCAGTCTTACTGATGAAactcattatacacacacagtcatTTTGGGAATTAATTTCAGCACATCAGCAAGGCAGGTATGGAAAACACCTTACTTCAGAATACATGTACAAACAGGACAAGGTTACACTTCTAAGCTCAAGTTAAAACCAAGAAAGGAaccattttctttaatcatttgTTAAGACATAGCAATGAGTGCATCAAGGTTGTTCAGCCAACTACAGCAGTTTCTATGTCCAAACACTAATGAGTCATAAAACACCATCTATCAAAAAGGTTATGCTTTATAATAGTGAACATCTAAAAGATAATGGTGGACTTCCATAATCTCCATGGTAAAATTCAGGGAGTATTATTTTGCAGATATGGCAGTATCAGTCGTGACGTGGATAAAAATGGCTGCAAAACTGTGGGTTAACTTTTTCCACACTTACtcagattatctttattttattttctgaaaatatTCATCCAGAAAATTAAAGTCCATTATACATTTTCTCACTACAAGAGACGCTAAAGCAACAGATTGGTGGACGTAAACCATAAAATAGATATGGCATTCAAAGAAAAAAGCTATTGGCTGGAAACTTTTAGATTTGATTCTCCTCCAAATATTTCCCTCAAGTACATACAATGACCttataaatcaagaaaaaattaagatataaaaataaaaaaactaattcctAAGCTAAATAGCTGGATACCCTCACAGAATCCCCCAGTTCCTCCTTTGAACAATTTCTTCTTCTGCAGAGGCATTGATGACCTCCATTCAATTTAATCATCCTTCACCCTTAACCCCTCTTTCTTCTGTTACTAATCCCTGTCTTACCCTATGTActcctcctctttacctttttcaCTACCATGCTATCTTGTGTGTAGTACGACCATTGACAGCTAATACATTTCTAATCAATAACTCATTCCTACCCTTTTCACCATAatgctttaccatagtgctatatgacccctgatgtctagcacatttatttgttttaaccatcaaCCATTAGCCATTCCTGATCTGATATCAATCTATGTAActttaaaaagaggaagaaaaaagataccAACAGAACAGCACATAACCAAAGGACTTGTTTCTGAAATATCACTCCACACACAACTGATGAAAGTCCAGCACTATCAACCACTAGTTCTTTATCCACGTCACATTACCATGAGGCACAACAGTTTCCATAATACTATTTCTCATTAACAATACAACATTTACATCAGACAATATAAATGGATggtatatatgcattaatgtatTATTCAAAGCATGGAGTgttatagaaaaataatttaaaaagatgcaTAATGGTAACACAATGTACCATTCTGTATTCATGACAGGCATcaatgaagagagatagatagaaagaaagaagagagagagagagggagagggggagagggagagagagagagagagagagagagagagagagagagagagagagagagagagagagagagagagagagagagagagagagagagagagagagagagagagagagagtataaaaataACGAGATGAGAGAAGTGAGCAAGAGACGAAATGAGGAGACAGAGCATAGAGACACGCCAAAGAGACACAGAGGAGCCCAAGATGAGAGAAGATATGTTCTACATATTTCAGAGTAGCCCAAGCACACAGTACTAGAAGATTCTAGTGCGAAATGGTCATTTTGaaggcacaaagagagagagacacagatatgTAAGTCCGAGACAGAAATATCAGAAATGGTACCACAAAAAATGTGGCATATGCAATCTAGGCTTctaaaatgtttaatatataggTCACCACTAATTTCTCTTGAAAAAATTTGGTGTTGCAGAATAATAACTTCATACTGCATCTTGGTGCATGACTACCATTATGGAATATCTTTTGATTTTTCACATGTCCTTATGACAATGTGAACAAACAGAAACTCAAGAGGAAATATGTCCACACTATTCAACAATACATTTTTGCAGCACAGTACATCCCCTTAACCCATGATATGTAAACTTAGCACTTGAAtggtaaaataagtataatattaagaGTCACCACTTTGTTAAATGCGCTCAAACATCTTTATTTGCACTGTAAAAGAGTGTGAATTCTGACTAGTCTCAACATTTAAAAATCATATCACAAAGAGCAGCTTATTACCATCTCCAGCATTCCAACTTGAATGTGTATGAAAAAAGAACTTAGGGTCAAGGGGTTGCACATTTTACAATACATGGCCATATAGACTTAACATTATAATTACCTTTATACTGATACATCCAATAACAAAAGTCATTTTGAATAGATCTTTGCCAGACCCACTTATGAGTATCAAATTGGTCAAGTTATAGTCTGTTGtggcattttaaaataatattcattcCATAAAAATGATAACTGTTCAACACAACATGTTCCCACTCCCCAAACCCTATTTGTAGACCAAcagtaataaaatcaacaacGTCTTCcttgaaaaaaagtgaataatattAATCAGTGTGTCTGACAAATACATTGTTTCTTTACAAGTATTTGATTTACATTCACATTATCATATAAACATCTATAGTAACTTCCATATCAATGTAATTCACAGGACAACAAACTGACTGATTTTCAATTGCAGATATGTATCAATATCAACGGAAATTTAAATGGTTTGAAGTATAAAACCTGCATCAGATCCAAGTCAGATAACTAGCACTGACTTTCATGTATGCATTAATGCTGATAATATAGAAATACCATGACAATAACCACTGCAAAAAATGAAATGGTCCTTCACACACACTAATCTTGTACATATATGGACATGCActtccacatacagattacagaaGTGGTACATCTGTGATCTGAATTTCCACCTGGATAAAGTTACATCATAATATCCAAAGCATCCCTTTACTGCTCAACAAACGCATGCAATtatttgaaaatatgaaagacCCCCTATCTGGATGCAGTTCCACcgtgataatatgtataaaacattaatgatattgaGACAGGAAACGGGAATATCATAATCACCATAACACTAGTGAAGTCAAGAGATTGTCAGGATCGCTACCTTACCCTGTCATGTTTGGTGGCGCTGCTTGCATTGCTTCCAAATTTTATTCCCCGAAAATGGGTCATACAGTTTCTCCATCTGGCAATGCGCATTACATTTAAAATCTCCAAAACATTCAGCTAAAACACTAATCTCACTGATACACTCAAACCATTCCTTCGTAGTGAATCAtactttcctttgtctttccaAATTCATACTTTAGTgaataatgaagtaaaagaaaaaggaaaagcagagaAATGGTCTTCACATAGCAAGTATGTTCAAAATGAACCTTTTGGCATTCTATGTTTATTCCTTAATTAAAGAAAAGTATTTAAACTATTTATCTTTGTCTTCCCCAcataagccaagaaaaaaaaattatttctagaTAAAACAATAGGAATTTCCCCCTAGTAacgattaaaatttaataaaattactctgcaaaatacataaaacatagatAGAGTATCATTTTTTGGATACATAAAATGATAACCACTTGATCATATACTTTTAACATGCAAATACAGTTCTCACATAAATCACGTATACCCACTTAAAATTCAGTATTAAAATGTATTTCCTTTTAACTACAAAACCGATAACTATCCCCTATCACATTAAATTAAAAGATTATCTAAAACGAATCTTTGGTAAAATGCCATACAGCCAAACCAGTGGAGTATCCATGCTTCACCGTATCAGAACATCATACAATACGAATTGTCAAATTCCTCTgaacttcataataataataaagctttgAAATATGGTAAGTGAAAATCAAGGACACATTCTCTTTTTCAAATGCTTGCCTTTGAGCTCTGGTAGCAACAGATATGGGAATTAAGAGTGCAACAACTCTTTCACTTTACCTTTTTCTTAAACATACTAACTAAAAACAGCTATTTTAGTGCCTCATAAACAGCTTGAGAGCTGATGATAGAAATTGGCACAATGATTTTTATATCTTGAAGTTTCTTCTGAGGATCAACACTACTAGTGGTAATTTTAGAAATAGGTTCCACTCTTAAACATTTTGCTAAAGTCTAAactatgttttttccttttttttcccaacatgcAGTAATTTCACTCAGTCAGTCAAATAATCTTCTTCTTTAAATGTACACAATTTTCTAACAATCAAAACCTGAGCTTATAAATACTTTATGAAGCAAAGAGATTTGtaccatatagatacatattggCAATATATCTTTAGACTCAAATATAAGacaatatcattttaattactatGATATTTTCTCCCTCTACTTAAGAATGTCTTAGAATGTTTACTTGAAAATTACCTTTGCCAGAAAAATACTTTGTAGAGGTAAAAACACCTTACTAACTTATCTCATGAATGCTTTAAAATAaatggttctttttttattttacatgactTTTTTGGGTGTGCACACAAGCAAAGGTTAGTAAAGTGAACCTCTACGCATGAGTCTGTCGCTAGTTTGCAGAAGTTGGAGGGATACACCAAGGTTGAAGTTTTTGAGCTCATTGTTCAACAAGGTTTTGAGTGCAGCACTTAGTTCGTGTGCCAAGCGAGGTCTCTCCCGTCTGAGTAAATCTGTTAGTAATGAGTTCAAAACCTTACTAACCAAGGCACCGCCTGTCATCTGGGCAAGACGACATCTTACACCTTCCAAAACCAAGTCACTTGTCAGATCCCTTACTTCTAGTCGTCCGCGGCATTCCTTTAACTTGGCTCGAAGTGTGACCTGCAATGCACAAGATTTTATGAGGGTCCATTTAAGAAAGGAGCTGCAGTGAAAATGTCTTTGTTGTGTAATACTTATAAAAATAGAAACGCAATGAATTCTACACGAATGGAGCTTTATCTGTCAAccaatgtcatatatattatcaaaatacacATTCAAGCCTCAAAGCAACCTATAGCGACTGGGAAAAACTGCCTTGCACCAGTATACAATCCAGTGGTCAATTTACCTTAGCATTGTTGGTTGTGACTGTGAATGGCCCTCTAGCCGAGATAGGGATGACTTTAACCAACTTCCCCTGAAGCTCATACTCCCCATCGAGTAGCAGCGTATCATATGCGAGGCTCACAGTTATGGTCAAGAGCTGTACATTCACTTTCACCTCTTCAATGACAAACTCAGACAGCCCCTAAGATATAAATGCACCTTGGTTAGAATATCTGCAAACCACTCTCCACACTAGCAAATTACTGTGTTTACTATCATCCATGAGATGCTATAGCAACTACTCTTTGCTTTGGAATACTATAATACAATTCAAGGAACcatagatatgaaaaaagagggaacTGGTAATTGCTCCACAGTTTCAAAAATCACCAACCGTTAGTGCCATGTTGGAGAGCTTCACGGAGATGCTTAGAGCTGGATGCTGATGGGTGATGATTTGCGTCTCGACTGCAAGGGGGTCCAGAGGGATCACTCCCTGCAGTTGTCCGTCCGGGCTCTCCTTTCATGGATTCCCTGCATGATGCCAAGAGGGAGCGGATAGCCTCCTCTCctggtttttccaaaaaattaaaaatttggggccaGGAAAACCTTTAATTTTTCCGGTTTTTTGGTTTGCCCAAATTTTAAACGAGGGTTTCCTTCAAACCCCCGTTTCGGGGAAGGTTTAATTTGTTTtagttaaaggggggaaaggtttccaaaaaaaccttaaaaaccaaaacaaaacccccccccccccccccccccccccccccccccccccccccccccccccccccccccccccccccccggggggggggggggggggggggggggggggggggggggggggggggggggagattttcaCGGAACAAGAGGGGACAATTAACCTTAAAAATCCGGGGGTCCGAAAATCCCCCATTTGTCCGCCGGGCTTTCCTTTCATTGGGGCCAAAAAGGGCCGGAAGCCTTTTTGACTCCATGCCCGGGGGCTgcgggggaaaaccgggggggaaaactTTTAGGCCAATTTTCCCACAAAggatttatttccccttttcaaaaaaaaaaaattaataaaaaaattaaaataaaattaatataatatcctaaattattaatttttatatttaaataatattttaaaaaattttaagaaaaatatataaataataaataggattTAATTAGGTAAAGGgtgtaaaattttcatttattaataaaaaataaaattaataaaaagatttttaaatattaaaattaaaataattatttttaacaatatccttagatataaaatattttgtttaatttaataataaattaaaaaaagatataaaaagaaaaattaattttttccctttaaaaaataaaagttaggcCGGGGGTAAGCTATACAAATTTGGAGGTTATTTTGGGGGTGATGTTTGGGGGTTGAGAAGGGGGTAGGGCCCCAAAGTTCCCCAGGGAGTCCGGGTCCCTTTTTAGGGAATTCCCTCAATCCGGGCGGGGAAAACCAACCCCACCTGTTTGGGGCCCTATTTGGCCCCCGGGCTAGGGCAACCGGGGGTTTTTTGAAGTTCCccctttgcccaaagggaaacaaaagggaggttataatgaaagagggggaatttttggggtccgagttaaaaaaaattgggggaagggcttgaaatatggaaaaagtttaattttgattttatttaatttaaaaaattttttgatttttaattttttttttttttataaaattcaatttatttaaaatattttttaaataataagaaattttaataatttttccccaaaaaaaccaaggCCTGACCGGTGGTCAAAAccaatcgtttttatttttccggTTGTAAATTTTTTGGAGTGGAGTTAaattccccaaaccccaccaatttatttctaatatatttattttatttgggggaaagatatttttaaaatttaggtaGGAAACGAGGGATtccgaaggggaaaaagggcccggcCCGGCCCAATAATCAGGGGGGTTTGGGCGGTGTGGGTGGTTAAGTTAAAGGAAAAGCGGGggttgaaatattattatttttttaattagatttatttttttttttttaataattttttaataacttggcg harbors:
- the LOC119574395 gene encoding LOW QUALITY PROTEIN: uncharacterized protein LOC119574395 (The sequence of the model RefSeq protein was modified relative to this genomic sequence to represent the inferred CDS: deleted 1 base in 1 codon), translating into MWVSSYGTEHAKESDLVLEGILHYVLSHTLVNEPPGMESKRLPALFGPNERKARRTNGGFSDPRIFKVNCPLLFREEAIRSLLASCRESMKGEPGRTTAGVIPLDPLAVETQIITHQHPALSISVKLSNMALTGLSEFVIEEVKVNVQLLTITVSLAYDTLLLDGEYELQGKLVKVIPISARGPFTVTTNNAKVTLRAKLKECRGRLEVRDLTSDLVLEGVRCRLAQMTGGALVSKVLNSLLTDLLRRERPRLAHELSAALKTLLNNELKNFNLGVSLQLLQTSDRLMRRGSLY